The following are from one region of the Sphingomonas oryzagri genome:
- a CDS encoding outer membrane protein assembly factor BamB family protein, giving the protein MNYGRRVSIAGTLAAAMLLTGCSVFKGHGDKGPKTAVLGERIPVLTQESSAGTDASIAATPVALPPAEVNANWTQPGGNAQKAMGNLALGATPTRVWDVNLGKAGKDERLAATPVIADGHLFVIDAQARVHAYDAQSGRELWATQLKAKPGPKLKQAGVMGFIGMKEEKHYSRSLFGGGVSYEGGKLYATSGLGEVAQIDAATGKLGWQVTPGGPLRGSPSIANGSVYVMSADNQIFALNETDGSTQWTASGPLETAGVFGTGAPAIARATVIAGFSSGDLDAYRYENGRVVWQDALTRTSMSTTVGDVTDIDASPVVDESRVYAVGAGGRMIALDLVTGQRLWEVNIGGISTPALAGDWLFVVADDAKLYCIERTTGKIRWTTQLQRWKKEKKKTGMIFWSGPVLVNGRLALTNSLGGLGYVSATDGKPIGVEKAAKAPFTLPPVVANNTMYLLSSDGRLSAWR; this is encoded by the coding sequence ATGAATTATGGGCGTCGGGTATCGATCGCGGGCACGCTCGCGGCGGCGATGCTGCTGACGGGCTGCAGCGTCTTCAAGGGCCATGGCGACAAAGGCCCCAAGACGGCGGTGCTCGGCGAACGCATCCCGGTGCTGACGCAGGAAAGCAGCGCGGGCACCGACGCCTCGATTGCCGCGACCCCGGTGGCGCTGCCCCCGGCGGAGGTCAACGCGAACTGGACGCAGCCCGGCGGCAACGCGCAGAAGGCGATGGGCAACCTCGCGCTCGGCGCCACGCCCACCCGCGTGTGGGACGTCAATCTCGGCAAGGCGGGCAAGGACGAGCGGCTCGCCGCGACGCCGGTGATCGCCGATGGCCACCTCTTCGTCATCGACGCGCAGGCCCGCGTTCACGCGTATGACGCCCAGTCCGGCCGCGAGCTGTGGGCAACCCAGCTCAAGGCCAAGCCCGGCCCCAAGTTGAAGCAGGCGGGCGTGATGGGCTTCATCGGCATGAAGGAGGAGAAGCATTACAGCCGCTCCCTCTTCGGCGGCGGCGTCAGCTACGAGGGCGGCAAGCTCTACGCGACCAGCGGTCTCGGCGAAGTGGCGCAGATCGACGCGGCGACCGGCAAGCTCGGCTGGCAGGTGACGCCGGGTGGCCCGCTGCGCGGCTCGCCCTCGATCGCCAACGGCTCGGTCTACGTGATGAGCGCCGACAACCAGATCTTCGCGCTGAACGAGACGGACGGCAGCACCCAGTGGACTGCCTCCGGCCCGCTGGAAACGGCGGGCGTGTTCGGCACCGGCGCGCCCGCGATCGCGCGCGCCACGGTGATCGCCGGCTTCTCCTCGGGCGATCTCGACGCCTATCGTTACGAGAACGGCCGCGTCGTGTGGCAGGACGCGCTGACCCGCACCTCGATGTCCACCACCGTGGGCGACGTCACCGACATCGATGCCAGCCCCGTCGTCGATGAAAGCCGCGTCTATGCGGTGGGCGCGGGCGGCCGCATGATCGCGCTCGATCTCGTCACCGGCCAGCGGCTGTGGGAAGTGAATATCGGCGGCATCTCGACGCCCGCGCTTGCCGGTGACTGGCTGTTCGTGGTCGCCGACGACGCCAAGCTCTATTGCATCGAGCGGACTACGGGCAAGATCCGCTGGACCACCCAGCTGCAGCGCTGGAAGAAGGAAAAGAAGAAGACCGGCATGATCTTCTGGAGCGGCCCGGTGCTGGTCAACGGCCGCCTGGCGCTGACCAATTCGCTGGGTGGCCTCGGCTACGTCTCGGCGACCGACGGCAAGCCGATCGGCGTCGAGAAGGCCGCCAAGGCCCCGTTCACGCTGCCGCCGGTGGTGGCGAACAACACGATGTACCTGCTGTCGAGCGACGGCCGCCTGTCGGCCTGGCGGTAA
- a CDS encoding tetratricopeptide repeat protein: MALTPVNNEAFIREVDEEVRREQTAKLARRYGVIVGVIVLLALAAFGGTLWWRAHQASVAAERGDAFMAAMASISGGKDDDAKKQLATIAGSGAEGYAPLSRMLQADLLVRERKDKEGADAFLKLSQDGSVPQPLRDVALVRATTIQFDTLPPQQVIDRLKPLAQTGNPWFGSAGEMTGLAWMKLNQPKKAGELFVAMTKDKSVPASLRMRVGQLAADLGYEAVQPQDMPAS, from the coding sequence TTGGCACTCACGCCCGTGAACAACGAAGCCTTCATCCGCGAAGTGGACGAGGAAGTCCGCCGCGAGCAGACGGCGAAACTGGCCCGCCGCTATGGCGTGATCGTCGGCGTGATCGTGCTGCTGGCGCTCGCCGCCTTCGGTGGCACGCTCTGGTGGCGCGCCCACCAGGCGTCGGTCGCCGCGGAGCGTGGCGACGCGTTCATGGCCGCGATGGCGTCGATCTCCGGCGGCAAGGACGATGATGCGAAGAAGCAGCTCGCGACGATCGCCGGCAGCGGGGCGGAGGGCTATGCGCCGCTTTCCCGTATGCTCCAGGCGGACCTGCTGGTGCGCGAGCGCAAGGACAAGGAGGGCGCCGACGCCTTCCTGAAGCTGTCGCAGGATGGTTCGGTGCCGCAGCCGCTGCGCGATGTCGCGCTGGTGCGCGCCACCACGATCCAGTTCGACACGCTGCCGCCGCAGCAGGTCATCGACCGGCTGAAGCCGCTCGCGCAGACCGGCAATCCGTGGTTCGGCAGCGCCGGGGAGATGACCGGCCTCGCCTGGATGAAGCTCAACCAGCCGAAGAAGGCGGGCGAACTGTTCGTGGCGATGACCAAGGACAAGAGCGTGCCGGCCTCGCTGCGTATGCGCGTGGGGCAGCTCGCGGCGGATCTCGGCTACGAGGCCGTTCAGCCTCAGGACATGCCGGCCTCGTGA
- the panB gene encoding 3-methyl-2-oxobutanoate hydroxymethyltransferase, which translates to MSTTFTLDTSTSRAHPTPAPMKRLTVPAIGQRKGGQPIVMLTAYTARMAQLLDPHCDVLLVGDSLGQVIYGLPSTLQVTLDMMCAHGAAVVRGSYHSVVIIDMPFGSYEQSPEQAFASASRIMAETGAAGVKLEGGEAMAPTVAFLAQRGIPVCGHVGLTPQAVNALGGYGARGRSAEEEAKILRDAKAISDAGAFLLVIEGVVEPIAAKITREVTCPTIGIGASVECDGQVLVIDDMLGMFERTARFVKRYDDLAGRIASAAESYAAEVRSRAFPTAAETYAPK; encoded by the coding sequence ATGTCCACCACCTTCACGCTCGACACCTCGACGAGCCGCGCGCACCCGACGCCGGCGCCGATGAAGCGGCTCACCGTGCCGGCCATCGGCCAGCGCAAGGGCGGCCAGCCGATCGTCATGCTCACCGCCTACACCGCGCGCATGGCGCAGCTGCTCGATCCGCATTGCGACGTGCTGCTGGTCGGCGACAGTCTGGGGCAGGTGATCTACGGCCTGCCTTCCACGCTGCAGGTCACGCTCGACATGATGTGCGCGCATGGCGCGGCGGTGGTGCGCGGCTCCTATCATTCGGTCGTCATCATCGACATGCCGTTCGGCAGCTACGAGCAGAGCCCCGAACAGGCCTTCGCCTCGGCCTCGCGGATCATGGCGGAAACGGGCGCGGCCGGCGTCAAGCTGGAGGGCGGCGAGGCGATGGCGCCGACCGTCGCCTTCCTCGCCCAGCGCGGCATTCCGGTATGCGGCCATGTCGGCCTCACCCCGCAGGCGGTTAACGCGCTCGGCGGATACGGCGCGCGCGGCCGCAGCGCGGAGGAGGAGGCCAAGATCCTTCGCGACGCGAAGGCGATCTCGGATGCCGGTGCCTTCCTGCTGGTGATCGAGGGCGTGGTCGAGCCGATTGCGGCGAAGATCACCAGGGAGGTCACCTGTCCGACGATCGGCATCGGCGCGTCGGTGGAATGTGACGGGCAGGTGCTGGTGATCGACGACATGCTGGGCATGTTCGAGCGCACCGCGCGTTTCGTGAAGCGCTATGACGATCTCGCCGGCCGCATCGCGTCCGCGGCCGAGAGCTATGCCGCCGAGGTGCGCTCGCGCGCCTTTCCCACCGCGGCCGAGACATACGCCCCCAAGTAG